The Sinomicrobium kalidii genome contains a region encoding:
- a CDS encoding alkene reductase, giving the protein MKYIEVSLFKGHKLGPYNTKNRIVMPPMTRSRAAKGEVATDLMAEYYSQRASAGLIITEGTQISKQGQGYAWTPGIYTEAQVEGWKKTTRAVHRANGLIFAQLWHVGRVSHTSLQPGNNAPVSSSPLVAQGVKVFIDPQNKGAESGIGEMVQHSIPRALTIPEIEDIIQDYVKAARNAVKAGFDGVELHGANGYLINQFIDSQANTRTDIYGGSPENRLRFLDEVTQAVASAIGKEKTGVRLAPLTTLQGAVDDKPEETYTAAAKMLNKRGIAYIHIAEADWEDAPLMPLSFKKALRRVFSGTMIYSGKYTREKADTALAEGWADMIGFGRPFIANPDLPYRLEHDIPLTTGDPETYFGGNSKGYTDYPFVKDLSEKTIQTS; this is encoded by the coding sequence ATGAAATACATAGAAGTCTCTCTTTTTAAAGGGCACAAACTGGGGCCTTACAATACCAAAAACAGGATCGTTATGCCCCCCATGACCCGGTCCAGGGCAGCTAAAGGTGAAGTTGCCACCGATCTTATGGCGGAATATTACAGCCAGAGAGCATCAGCAGGACTTATTATCACCGAAGGCACACAAATAAGCAAACAGGGACAGGGCTATGCCTGGACTCCGGGCATATATACCGAAGCGCAGGTTGAAGGCTGGAAAAAGACAACCCGGGCCGTACACCGGGCCAACGGGCTCATTTTCGCACAGTTGTGGCATGTAGGCCGCGTTTCCCATACTTCCCTGCAACCCGGTAATAATGCTCCCGTATCTTCTTCTCCCCTCGTAGCACAAGGTGTTAAGGTATTTATCGATCCTCAGAACAAAGGTGCCGAAAGTGGTATCGGAGAAATGGTTCAGCATTCAATACCGAGAGCCCTCACCATTCCGGAGATCGAGGACATCATACAGGACTATGTAAAGGCTGCCCGAAATGCTGTAAAAGCGGGTTTTGACGGTGTGGAACTCCACGGTGCCAACGGTTACCTTATCAACCAGTTTATCGATTCGCAGGCCAATACGCGGACAGATATTTACGGAGGTTCCCCGGAAAACCGGCTCCGGTTCCTCGACGAAGTTACACAAGCCGTAGCCAGCGCCATAGGAAAAGAAAAAACAGGTGTTCGCCTGGCCCCGCTGACCACCCTTCAGGGTGCAGTGGACGACAAACCGGAAGAAACCTATACCGCCGCGGCAAAAATGCTGAACAAAAGAGGGATTGCCTATATACATATTGCGGAGGCCGACTGGGAGGATGCACCGTTAATGCCGTTGTCTTTCAAGAAAGCACTTCGCAGGGTATTTTCGGGGACAATGATCTATTCCGGGAAGTATACCCGGGAAAAAGCAGATACAGCACTTGCCGAAGGATGGGCGGACATGATCGGTTTCGGCCGGCCGTTTATCGCCAACCCCGACCTCCCCTACCGCCTGGAACACGATATTCCTTTAACCACAGGAGATCCGGAAACCTATTTCGGCGGGAATTCAAAGGGGTATACAGACTATCCTTTTGTAAAAGATCTGTCTGAAAAAACAATACAAACTTCTTAA
- a CDS encoding MFS transporter, with the protein MKKSLLSLALGGLGIGVTEFTIMGMLPDVARDLDISIPVAGYLISAYALGVVVGAPLLVISMDRFSPTKTLILLMVLFTVFNGLSIIAPDYELLLASRFVSGLPHGAFFGVGSVVASRLADKGREARAVAIMFSGLTVANLLGVPLGTYIGHHFSWRYTFLLIALIGLVTILALKVWMPKMEARKNTGNPWKDFSIFRNGNVWFMVLIFSVAPGALFAWISYIAPLMTEVSGIAEKHLPYIMVLAGFGMFAGNLIGGKLSDAFSPSATVIAILGFQIVCMVLIYYTAFHPWASLTMTFLTGVATFAIVPPLTVLLLNSVKSDAEMLVASLGPACFNIANALGAFLGGIPIDKGYGYTSPEWVGVAMAAAGIAISLLYLRRNKKLKYTGE; encoded by the coding sequence ATGAAAAAAAGTTTGTTATCACTTGCATTGGGGGGCCTCGGCATCGGGGTAACCGAATTCACCATAATGGGGATGCTGCCCGATGTTGCGCGGGACCTCGATATTTCCATTCCCGTAGCCGGCTACCTCATCTCGGCTTATGCGCTCGGGGTAGTTGTGGGTGCTCCGTTATTGGTGATCAGCATGGACCGGTTTTCTCCTACCAAAACCTTAATCCTCCTGATGGTCTTGTTCACCGTATTTAACGGATTGTCTATCATAGCCCCCGACTACGAACTCTTACTGGCATCGCGGTTTGTTTCCGGTTTGCCACACGGTGCCTTTTTCGGGGTGGGTTCTGTCGTAGCCAGCCGGTTGGCCGACAAGGGCAGGGAAGCCCGTGCGGTTGCCATCATGTTTTCGGGACTTACCGTTGCCAATCTGCTCGGTGTTCCGTTGGGAACCTATATCGGGCATCACTTTTCCTGGCGTTATACCTTTTTACTGATTGCACTTATCGGTCTGGTTACCATACTGGCATTAAAGGTGTGGATGCCCAAAATGGAAGCCCGGAAAAATACAGGTAATCCGTGGAAAGACTTTTCCATATTCCGCAACGGCAATGTCTGGTTTATGGTGCTCATATTTTCGGTGGCTCCCGGTGCCCTTTTTGCATGGATAAGCTACATTGCCCCTCTGATGACGGAAGTATCGGGCATCGCCGAAAAACACCTCCCGTACATTATGGTGCTCGCGGGGTTCGGGATGTTTGCGGGCAACCTGATCGGCGGGAAACTCTCGGATGCCTTTTCCCCTTCGGCTACCGTTATCGCCATACTGGGGTTCCAGATCGTGTGTATGGTCCTCATTTATTATACGGCCTTTCATCCGTGGGCCTCACTGACCATGACCTTCCTTACCGGGGTGGCTACCTTTGCCATTGTTCCGCCGCTTACCGTGTTACTGCTCAATTCGGTGAAGAGCGATGCGGAAATGCTGGTCGCGTCCCTTGGCCCGGCCTGTTTTAACATTGCCAATGCTTTAGGGGCTTTCCTGGGTGGGATTCCCATAGACAAGGGCTATGGCTACACTTCACCGGAATGGGTCGGGGTTGCCATGGCTGCTGCCGGTATTGCCATTTCCCTGCTGTACCTCAGACGGAACAAAAAGTTAAAGTATACAGGGGAATAA
- a CDS encoding NAD(P)H-dependent oxidoreductase encodes MKKIFIINGGQKFAQSGGRFNETLADITLDFFQNKKGFEVKTTNINESYSPKEEAKKFVWADVIIYHMPIWWFQVPFGLKEYIDHVFIPGEIYTGDGRSSVNPAVNYGTGGLLKGKKYMVTTSWNAPREAFTLPGEFFQQKSVDEGILFGFHRMNAFIGLEPLESIHFHDIVKNGDVERDMTTYRTHLDKIFSPVLSGQSV; translated from the coding sequence ATGAAAAAGATATTCATTATTAACGGCGGGCAAAAATTCGCACAATCCGGGGGCCGGTTCAACGAAACCCTCGCCGATATTACCCTTGATTTCTTTCAAAACAAGAAAGGGTTTGAGGTAAAGACCACCAACATTAATGAAAGTTACAGCCCGAAAGAAGAAGCTAAAAAATTTGTTTGGGCCGATGTGATCATCTACCACATGCCCATATGGTGGTTTCAGGTTCCCTTCGGGTTAAAGGAATACATAGACCACGTTTTTATACCGGGAGAGATATACACCGGTGATGGCCGTTCTTCTGTAAATCCGGCTGTCAATTACGGTACGGGAGGGTTGCTTAAAGGAAAAAAATATATGGTGACTACCAGCTGGAACGCTCCCCGGGAAGCTTTTACCCTGCCCGGAGAATTTTTTCAGCAAAAAAGTGTGGATGAAGGTATCCTGTTCGGCTTTCACCGGATGAATGCTTTTATAGGCCTCGAACCGCTGGAAAGCATTCACTTTCACGACATTGTCAAAAACGGCGATGTGGAAAGGGATATGACAACGTACAGGACGCATCTCGATAAAATATTCTCCCCGGTACTGTCCGGACAAAGCGTATAG